CTGCTCATGTCTGCTCTCGTTGCCGGGATCGCGATGTATTATCTTCAGGTCTATGCCTTCTATGAAGAAGTGCCGGTCGATGAAGAGAATGTGCAACTGACCTCACTGATGTCGGGCACCCCCGAAGTCATTCTGTCGGAGAATTTTCAAGGCATCGACAGCGACAGCAGCCCGGTGCGCTATCGCGCATGTTTTGAAACCGACCTGTCGCTTGCCTTGTTGACCGAAACCTACGTCGGGATTGACGACGCTGTGCCCCTGGTTGCGCCCGGTTGGTTCGATTGTTTTGATGCCGCCCAGATCGGTGGCGATCTTGAAGACGGGACGGCGCTGGCATTCATGGGTGTCGAGAACGTTACCTATGGCATTGACCGCGTCGTCGCCGTTTACCCAGATGGGCGCGGCTATGTCTGGAACCAGATCAATTTCTGCGGCGAGGTCGTCTTTGACGGTGATCCTGTTCCCGAAGAATGCCCAACACCACCCGAAAGCCTGAATTAATGCCTGATCTTCTGATTGAACTTTTTTCTGAGGAAATTCCGGC
The sequence above is drawn from the Cognatiyoonia koreensis genome and encodes:
- a CDS encoding DUF6446 family protein, encoding MSALVAGIAMYYLQVYAFYEEVPVDEENVQLTSLMSGTPEVILSENFQGIDSDSSPVRYRACFETDLSLALLTETYVGIDDAVPLVAPGWFDCFDAAQIGGDLEDGTALAFMGVENVTYGIDRVVAVYPDGRGYVWNQINFCGEVVFDGDPVPEECPTPPESLN